A single Pedobacter sp. PACM 27299 DNA region contains:
- a CDS encoding lysophospholipid acyltransferase family protein, with the protein MIRLLKHSHRLYSIFVILSLSVVFYPFYFAAAQSPKGYLTLNKLRKVNSFLSSWLTGIFFRFTFEQPLDKNQTYIYCANHTSNLDIMIFCILAQGKFHFMGKDALLKNPVLKIFFKTIDIPVNRDSKISAFRAFKKAGERLEAGWSLIIFPEGGIDGLHYPPVLQSFKNGPFRLAIEKNLAIVPVSLSDVWKKMWDDGSKYGSTPGICDIYIHQPVTTHNLTLTDADQLKERIFNLINSKLLNA; encoded by the coding sequence ATGATCCGCCTCTTAAAACATAGCCATCGCCTCTATTCCATATTTGTTATTTTGTCGCTTTCGGTGGTGTTCTATCCTTTTTATTTCGCTGCGGCACAGTCTCCGAAAGGTTATCTGACACTGAACAAGCTGAGAAAAGTCAATAGTTTCCTCAGCAGCTGGCTCACTGGCATCTTTTTTCGCTTTACTTTTGAACAGCCTTTAGACAAAAATCAGACTTACATTTATTGCGCCAACCATACTTCCAACCTGGATATTATGATTTTTTGTATCCTCGCTCAAGGGAAATTTCATTTTATGGGAAAGGATGCCTTGCTGAAAAATCCAGTATTGAAAATCTTTTTTAAGACGATTGATATCCCGGTAAACCGCGACAGTAAGATTTCTGCTTTCAGAGCTTTTAAAAAAGCGGGAGAGCGATTAGAAGCGGGTTGGAGCCTGATTATCTTTCCAGAAGGTGGGATTGATGGCTTGCATTATCCGCCTGTTCTGCAATCCTTTAAAAACGGACCATTCCGCTTAGCTATAGAGAAAAACCTGGCCATTGTGCCCGTAAGTTTATCCGATGTATGGAAAAAAATGTGGGATGATGGATCAAAATATGGTAGTACGCCGGGAATTTGTGATATTTACATCCACCAGCCGGTAACGACTCATAATTTAACCCTAACAGATGCCGATCAGTTGAAAGAACGCATCTTTAATTTAATAAATAGTAAACTGCTTAACGCATGA
- the gatC gene encoding Asp-tRNA(Asn)/Glu-tRNA(Gln) amidotransferase subunit GatC: MTIDKETIYKVADLARIAIEEKEVDSLMGDMNKILTFMEQLNELDTKGVAPLVYMNEEENVWREDVVKQEISVVDGLKNAAKHNENFFMVPKILEK; the protein is encoded by the coding sequence ATGACCATAGATAAAGAAACTATATATAAAGTAGCCGATCTGGCCAGAATCGCCATAGAAGAGAAAGAAGTAGATAGCCTGATGGGGGATATGAATAAGATCCTTACCTTTATGGAACAGCTCAATGAGTTGGATACCAAAGGTGTAGCGCCATTGGTGTATATGAATGAAGAAGAAAATGTTTGGCGGGAAGATGTAGTGAAACAAGAGATTTCTGTGGTCGATGGATTGAAAAATGCAGCGAAACACAATGAAAACTTCTTTATGGTGCCTAAAATCCTAGAAAAATAA
- a CDS encoding cob(I)yrinic acid a,c-diamide adenosyltransferase, which translates to MKIYTKTGDKGLTSLIGGTRVPKFHLRIECYGTVDELNSYIGLIMCQDIDPHHQKVLKEIQDRLFTVGAALAADPEKSRMKIPDLHDTDITLLEEEMDNMHKVLPELKHFVLPGGTTVVSYCHLARCVCRRAERLTVHLASESFVDEKMTIYLNRLSDYLFVLARKLNLDAKATENIWIPRL; encoded by the coding sequence ATGAAGATATATACCAAAACCGGTGATAAGGGCTTGACTTCCTTAATTGGTGGAACCCGCGTGCCTAAGTTCCATTTACGCATCGAATGCTATGGAACGGTAGATGAGCTGAACTCTTATATCGGACTCATCATGTGCCAGGATATTGACCCTCATCACCAAAAAGTGCTGAAGGAAATCCAGGATAGATTATTCACAGTAGGCGCGGCACTAGCTGCTGATCCTGAAAAATCGAGGATGAAAATCCCGGATCTCCACGATACCGACATTACTTTACTGGAAGAGGAAATGGACAATATGCACAAAGTATTGCCAGAATTGAAACATTTTGTGCTGCCTGGCGGAACAACTGTAGTTTCCTATTGCCACTTAGCGCGTTGTGTATGCAGACGTGCTGAACGTTTGACTGTACATTTAGCTTCAGAAAGCTTTGTTGACGAAAAAATGACGATATATTTAAACCGTTTAAGCGATTATTTATTTGTTTTGGCACGAAAACTGAATTTAGATGCAAAAGCAACGGAAAACATCTGGATTCCAAGGCTCTAA
- a CDS encoding ABC transporter ATP-binding protein, which yields MEKALINIKDIGRKYVIGSEVIHALKSVSLDIQKGEFVALMGPSGSGKSTLMNILGCLDTPSKGTYVLNGINVSQMTENELAEVRNKEIGFVFQTFNLLPRSTSLDNVALPLIYSGANKKERDARAHKALENVGLGNRVTHKPNELSGGQRQRVAVARALINNPSIILADEPTGNLDTKTSVEIMGLLEEIHSKGNTIILVTHEEDIAQHAHRIVRMRDGLIENDYLNTDIKTVSPRLVKLEESGDDFEKIG from the coding sequence ATGGAAAAAGCGTTAATCAACATCAAAGATATAGGCCGTAAATACGTGATCGGATCAGAAGTGATCCATGCTTTAAAATCAGTTTCATTGGATATCCAAAAAGGTGAATTTGTAGCATTAATGGGGCCTTCTGGTTCCGGGAAATCTACGCTCATGAATATTTTAGGCTGTTTGGATACCCCAAGCAAAGGTACTTATGTATTGAATGGGATTAACGTCAGTCAGATGACCGAGAATGAACTTGCAGAGGTCCGCAACAAGGAAATCGGCTTTGTATTCCAGACTTTTAACCTGTTGCCTCGCTCTACTTCCCTGGATAATGTGGCTTTGCCATTGATTTATTCAGGTGCAAATAAGAAGGAACGTGATGCAAGAGCACATAAAGCATTGGAAAATGTAGGCCTGGGAAACCGGGTAACGCATAAACCAAATGAGCTTTCCGGTGGTCAGCGACAAAGGGTGGCTGTTGCCAGAGCTTTGATCAATAATCCTTCGATTATTCTTGCCGATGAGCCTACAGGTAATTTAGATACCAAAACATCAGTTGAAATTATGGGCCTGCTGGAAGAGATTCACAGTAAGGGAAATACCATTATTCTCGTTACCCATGAGGAAGATATCGCACAGCATGCCCACCGTATTGTGAGGATGCGCGATGGTTTAATTGAAAATGACTACCTGAATACCGATATCAAAACGGTTTCTCCACGACTAGTGAAATTAGAGGAAAGTGGTGATGACTTCGAAAAAATTGGTTAA
- a CDS encoding DUF2795 domain-containing protein → MYWTLELASHLEDAPWPATKDELIDYGIRSGAPVEVIENLQALEDDGEPYETIEEIWPDYPTKDDFFFNEDEY, encoded by the coding sequence ATGTATTGGACACTAGAACTCGCATCGCATTTGGAAGACGCTCCATGGCCTGCAACAAAAGACGAATTAATTGATTACGGGATAAGATCAGGCGCACCAGTAGAGGTGATTGAAAATTTACAAGCCTTGGAAGATGATGGGGAACCATACGAAACCATCGAAGAAATTTGGCCAGATTATCCTACTAAAGATGACTTCTTCTTCAACGAAGACGAATACTAG
- the trpS gene encoding tryptophan--tRNA ligase — MKETVVSGIRPTGKLHLGNYFGAVKNFVKMQYDYNCYFFIADLHSLTTHPTPDDLHGYVKHVLVEYLACGIDPEETTIYIQSDVPEVAELYLYLNMNAYMGELERSASFKDKIRSQSDNVNAGLLTYPTLMAADILIHKATKVPVGKDQEQHLEMTRTFGNRFNRMYKTDLFPESFAFNYSENLVKVPGLDGKGKMSKSSGDGSCIYLSDSPEVIRKKVSRAVTDGGPTEDNQPKPEAIQNLFDLMKIVSPADTMAHFDGLYNKCEIRYGDFKKQLAEDMIVFNTPIREKIEELSKDTSYLRQVAKHGALKARESAQKTIKEARELIGFKSF, encoded by the coding sequence ATGAAAGAAACGGTAGTTAGCGGGATACGTCCTACAGGAAAATTACACCTGGGAAATTATTTTGGTGCGGTTAAAAACTTTGTGAAGATGCAATATGATTACAATTGCTACTTTTTCATTGCCGATCTTCATTCTTTAACCACACATCCAACTCCTGACGATCTTCATGGTTATGTAAAACATGTATTAGTAGAATATCTTGCTTGCGGAATTGATCCGGAAGAAACTACCATCTATATCCAGTCTGACGTTCCTGAAGTTGCAGAGTTGTATTTATACTTGAATATGAATGCCTACATGGGCGAATTGGAGCGCAGTGCTTCTTTTAAAGATAAAATCAGATCACAGTCTGACAATGTGAACGCAGGTTTATTGACCTACCCAACCTTGATGGCTGCCGATATTCTGATCCACAAAGCGACTAAAGTTCCAGTAGGAAAAGATCAGGAACAACACCTGGAAATGACCCGTACCTTCGGAAATCGCTTCAATAGAATGTACAAAACAGACCTTTTCCCTGAATCTTTTGCTTTCAACTATTCAGAGAACTTAGTAAAAGTTCCAGGATTAGATGGAAAAGGAAAGATGAGTAAATCATCTGGTGACGGAAGTTGTATTTACCTATCTGACAGTCCGGAGGTGATCCGTAAAAAGGTTTCACGTGCGGTAACAGATGGCGGACCAACGGAAGACAACCAGCCAAAACCTGAAGCGATCCAAAACTTATTTGACCTGATGAAAATCGTTTCTCCGGCAGATACTATGGCGCATTTCGATGGTTTATATAACAAATGTGAGATTCGTTACGGTGATTTCAAAAAGCAGCTGGCAGAAGACATGATCGTATTCAATACACCGATTCGTGAAAAAATTGAAGAACTTTCTAAAGACACATCTTATTTACGTCAGGTAGCGAAACATGGTGCTTTAAAAGCCAGAGAAAGCGCACAAAAAACCATTAAAGAAGCAAGAGAACTCATCGGATTCAAATCCTTTTAG